The Actinocatenispora sera genome has a window encoding:
- the dapE gene encoding succinyl-diaminopimelate desuccinylase, producing the protein MDSLSSETLADPVALTRALVDIESVSGDEQRITDLVERALRSAPHLAVQRDGNVLCARTELGRERRVVLAGHLDTVPIADNVPARVDGEVMYGCGTSDMKSGDALALHLAVTLAAPRHDVTYLFYDCEEVEAERNGLNRIARTRPDWLAADFAILLEGTYGEIEAGCQGTMRARLTTTGVRAHSARSWLGSNAIHAAGEALDRLRAYQPRTVMIDGCEFREGLNAVRIAGGVAGNIVPDECTIDVNFRFAPDRTEAQAHAHVREVFAGLPVGIEITDSAPGAPPGLSEPAAAEFLAAIGTKPRGKFGWTDVARFAALGIPALNYGPGDPNVAHARDERVEIPRIRSGAEALRRWLA; encoded by the coding sequence GTGGACAGTTTGAGTAGCGAGACGCTGGCCGATCCGGTGGCGCTGACCCGGGCGCTGGTGGACATCGAGTCGGTGTCCGGCGACGAGCAGCGCATCACCGACCTCGTCGAACGGGCGCTGCGCTCGGCGCCGCACCTGGCCGTGCAGCGCGACGGCAACGTGCTCTGTGCCCGTACCGAGCTGGGGCGGGAGCGGCGGGTCGTGCTCGCCGGTCACCTGGACACGGTGCCCATCGCGGACAACGTGCCGGCCCGGGTGGACGGCGAGGTGATGTACGGCTGCGGCACCAGCGACATGAAGTCCGGCGACGCGCTGGCGCTGCACCTCGCGGTGACGCTGGCGGCGCCGCGGCACGACGTGACGTACCTGTTCTACGACTGCGAGGAGGTCGAGGCCGAGCGCAACGGCCTCAACCGGATCGCCCGCACCCGGCCGGACTGGCTTGCCGCCGACTTCGCCATCCTGCTGGAGGGTACGTACGGCGAGATCGAGGCCGGCTGCCAGGGGACCATGCGGGCCCGGCTGACCACCACCGGGGTGCGCGCGCACTCGGCCCGCAGCTGGCTCGGCAGCAACGCGATCCACGCCGCAGGCGAGGCGCTCGACCGGCTCCGGGCGTACCAGCCGCGCACCGTGATGATCGACGGGTGCGAGTTCCGGGAGGGGCTGAACGCGGTGCGCATCGCCGGCGGGGTGGCCGGCAACATCGTCCCGGACGAGTGCACCATCGACGTGAACTTCCGGTTCGCCCCGGACCGTACCGAGGCGCAGGCGCACGCGCACGTTCGCGAGGTGTTCGCCGGACTGCCGGTGGGGATCGAGATCACCGATTCGGCGCCGGGCGCGCCGCCCGGGCTGTCCGAACCGGCCGCGGCGGAGTTCCTGGCCGCAATCGGTACGAAGCCGCGCGGCAAGTTCGGCTGGACCGACGTGGCCCGCTTCGCCGCCCTCGGCATCCCGGCGCTCAACTACGGCCCCGGCGACCCGAACGTCGCGCACGCCCGCGACGAGCGCGTCGAGATCCCGCGCATCCGGTCCGGCGCCGAAGCGCTCCGCCGCTGGCTCGCCTGA
- a CDS encoding helix-turn-helix domain-containing protein: MRVKTVQDVGNLVHDQPKALGMTQAQLAARVGTSRLWINQVESGHGGAALARVLALLSALGLSMNVDVPEHPVAPAPDPTDVPARAAGAVATDSDTGRKMPMPKARPVPGKAADMPPTARPERLEVILEGRIAGHVAQDRHGRLSFT, translated from the coding sequence TTGCGAGTCAAGACCGTCCAGGACGTCGGCAACCTGGTCCATGACCAACCCAAGGCACTGGGCATGACCCAGGCGCAGTTGGCGGCACGGGTCGGCACGAGCCGACTGTGGATCAACCAGGTCGAGTCCGGCCACGGCGGTGCGGCACTGGCGAGAGTGCTCGCACTCCTGTCCGCGCTCGGCCTGAGCATGAACGTCGACGTCCCGGAACATCCTGTCGCACCCGCGCCCGACCCGACCGACGTCCCGGCACGTGCCGCCGGAGCCGTCGCGACCGACTCGGACACCGGACGAAAGATGCCCATGCCCAAGGCCAGGCCGGTGCCCGGAAAGGCCGCTGACATGCCGCCCACGGCGCGACCCGAGCGGCTGGAAGTGATCCTGGAGGGACGGATCGCCGGCCACGTCGCGCAGGACCGGCACGGCCGTCTGTCCTTCACCTAA
- a CDS encoding ABC transporter substrate-binding protein: MLALGVTVTALAGCSKNTGEHGGTTPRPKISGGIATDPADSRGPAPAVAGARKGGTIDLLQASDYGHLDPQRTYSIREFAIEQEFARPLTSFRQGPAGKITLVGDLATTPGTDVHHDCTTWRFTLKNGLKYADGSTITAADVAYGVARSFASFEADGPHYIQQWLANSPDYNAKYHGPYDGGAPVPPGVTVSGQTLTFTFAKPHCDLPFAASMGTTVPVPKAKDTKQKYDLAPFSSGPYRIAGYAKGSKLTLVRNRYWDPATDPIRHAYPDRLVVKMGLTDELQANQEIADSGDAQYSISQNSVPQQLLSKVTGDVAARSTKGLTSFVQYLAINTQRVRDLQVRKAMEYAINRAGLVQVVGGPLRGTPTTTMLSPATIGYHQYDAYPAGPNGDPAKARKLLHGKHPKLVYGYENNAEGQKQATVVKAAFEKAGFRISLSPIDAATFYSSQQRRDNPWDFYLANWAADWPSGSTVLPPLFDGRGLQPQGNSDTSYLNDPAVNKQIDRIGALPFAQAAPEWGKLDQQIVTDTAAAVPAYDSNFVGVNGSRVGGVVLSKVLATPVFTDVYVKGS, encoded by the coding sequence GTGCTGGCACTCGGTGTGACGGTGACGGCGCTCGCGGGGTGTTCGAAGAACACCGGCGAGCACGGCGGTACGACACCACGGCCGAAGATCTCCGGTGGGATCGCGACCGATCCGGCCGACTCGCGCGGTCCGGCGCCGGCGGTGGCGGGTGCGCGCAAGGGCGGCACCATCGACCTGCTGCAGGCCAGCGACTACGGCCACCTGGACCCGCAACGCACGTACTCGATCCGGGAGTTCGCGATCGAGCAGGAGTTCGCCCGGCCGCTCACCTCGTTCCGGCAGGGCCCGGCCGGCAAGATCACGCTGGTCGGTGATCTCGCGACCACACCCGGTACCGACGTGCATCACGACTGCACGACGTGGCGGTTCACCCTCAAGAACGGCCTGAAGTACGCCGACGGCAGCACCATCACCGCCGCCGACGTGGCGTACGGGGTGGCGCGGTCGTTCGCCTCGTTCGAGGCCGACGGCCCGCACTACATCCAGCAGTGGCTGGCCAACTCGCCGGACTACAACGCGAAGTACCACGGGCCGTACGACGGGGGAGCGCCCGTGCCGCCCGGTGTCACCGTCTCCGGGCAGACGCTGACGTTCACGTTCGCCAAGCCGCACTGCGACCTGCCGTTCGCGGCGTCGATGGGTACCACGGTGCCGGTGCCGAAGGCCAAGGACACCAAGCAGAAGTACGACCTGGCGCCGTTCTCGTCCGGGCCGTACCGGATCGCCGGCTACGCCAAGGGCAGCAAGCTCACGCTGGTGCGCAACAGGTACTGGGATCCGGCCACCGACCCGATCCGGCATGCCTACCCGGACCGGCTCGTGGTCAAGATGGGCCTGACCGACGAGTTGCAGGCCAACCAGGAGATCGCCGACTCCGGCGACGCGCAGTACTCGATCTCGCAGAACAGCGTGCCGCAGCAGCTGCTGTCGAAGGTCACCGGCGACGTGGCGGCGCGCAGTACCAAGGGCCTCACCTCGTTCGTGCAGTACCTCGCGATCAACACCCAGCGGGTCAGGGATCTGCAGGTGCGCAAGGCGATGGAGTACGCGATCAACCGGGCCGGGCTGGTGCAGGTGGTCGGCGGTCCGCTGCGCGGCACGCCCACCACGACGATGCTGTCACCCGCCACGATCGGCTACCACCAGTACGATGCGTACCCGGCCGGGCCGAACGGTGACCCGGCGAAGGCGCGGAAACTGTTGCACGGCAAGCATCCCAAGCTCGTGTACGGGTACGAGAACAACGCCGAGGGGCAGAAGCAGGCGACGGTGGTGAAGGCGGCGTTCGAGAAGGCGGGGTTCCGCATCTCGCTGTCGCCGATCGACGCGGCGACTTTCTACTCCAGCCAGCAGCGCCGGGACAACCCGTGGGACTTCTACCTGGCGAACTGGGCGGCGGACTGGCCGAGCGGTTCGACGGTGCTGCCGCCGCTGTTCGACGGCCGCGGGTTGCAGCCGCAGGGCAACTCCGACACCTCCTATCTCAACGATCCGGCGGTGAACAAGCAGATCGACCGGATCGGCGCGCTGCCGTTCGCGCAGGCCGCGCCGGAGTGGGGCAAGCTCGACCAGCAGATCGTGACCGACACCGCCGCGGCGGTTCCGGCGTACGACTCGAACTTCGTCGGTGTCAACGGATCCCGGGTCGGCGGCGTGGTCCTCTCCAAGGTGCTCGCCACCCCCGTCTTCACCGACGTCTACGTCAAGGGGTCATGA
- a CDS encoding TIGR00730 family Rossman fold protein — MSDGSGVDEGRSTDRDRSVKGPSWQRGPVVLRRASLPRSMVDQRLLDSREPVDWVHTDPWRVLRIQSEFVEGFGALAELGPAVSVFGSARTKPGSEEYRLAEQLSAALARAGYAVITGGGPGTMEAANKGASLAGGTAVGLGIELPFEHGLNDWVDLGINFRYFFVRKTMFVKYASAFCVLPGGFGTMDELFEALTLVQTKRVTWFPVILLGRSYWQGLLDWLRDTMVPAGTINPSDLDLIRVTDDVDEAVAWVLESDQARDARKPDPHTTEPPVEG, encoded by the coding sequence ATGAGTGACGGATCCGGGGTGGACGAGGGCCGGTCGACCGATCGGGACCGGTCGGTGAAGGGGCCGAGCTGGCAGCGCGGCCCGGTGGTGCTGCGTCGCGCGTCGCTGCCGCGAAGCATGGTCGACCAGCGGCTGCTGGACTCCCGGGAGCCGGTCGACTGGGTGCACACCGACCCGTGGCGGGTGCTGCGCATCCAGTCCGAGTTCGTCGAGGGGTTCGGCGCGCTGGCCGAGCTCGGCCCGGCGGTCAGCGTGTTCGGCTCGGCCCGTACCAAGCCCGGCTCCGAGGAGTACCGGCTGGCCGAGCAGCTGTCCGCCGCGCTCGCCCGCGCCGGGTACGCGGTGATCACCGGCGGCGGCCCCGGCACCATGGAGGCGGCGAACAAGGGTGCCAGCCTGGCCGGCGGCACGGCGGTCGGCCTCGGCATCGAGCTGCCGTTCGAGCACGGTCTCAACGACTGGGTCGACCTGGGCATCAACTTCCGGTACTTCTTCGTGCGCAAGACGATGTTCGTCAAGTACGCGAGCGCGTTCTGCGTGCTGCCCGGCGGGTTCGGCACCATGGACGAGCTGTTCGAGGCGCTGACGCTGGTGCAGACCAAGCGCGTCACCTGGTTCCCGGTGATCCTGCTCGGCCGCTCGTACTGGCAGGGGCTGCTCGACTGGCTGCGCGACACGATGGTGCCGGCCGGCACGATCAACCCGTCCGACCTGGATCTGATCCGGGTCACCGATGACGTCGACGAGGCGGTGGCGTGGGTGCTGGAGAGCGACCAGGCGCGTGATGCCCGGAAGCCCGACCCGCACACCACCGAGCCGCCGGTGGAGGGCTGA